In Streptomyces longhuiensis, the following proteins share a genomic window:
- a CDS encoding adenosine deaminase, which produces MERVPRDVRQLPKAHLHLHFTGSMRPTTLLELADKYGVRLPDALTGAEPPKLRATDERGWFRFQRLYDAARSCLREPEDIQRLVREAALEDLADGSGWLEIQVDPTSYAPRLGGLIPALEVILDAVETASRDTGLGMRVLVAANRMKHPLDARTLARLAVRYADRGIVGFGLSNDERRGMARDFDRAFAIAREGGLLAAPHGGELTGPASVRDCLDDLEAARIGHGVRAAEDPRLLKRLADRGVTCEVCPASNVALGVYEKPEDVPLRTLFEAGVPMALGADDPLLFGSRLAAQYEIARRHHDFDDAELAELARQSVRGSAAPQDIKAKLLSGVDDWLTAAP; this is translated from the coding sequence ATGGAGCGTGTACCACGTGATGTAAGGCAGCTGCCCAAGGCCCACCTGCACCTGCACTTCACCGGGTCGATGCGGCCCACGACCCTGCTCGAACTCGCCGACAAGTACGGCGTCAGGCTGCCCGACGCCCTGACCGGGGCCGAGCCGCCGAAACTGCGGGCCACCGACGAGCGCGGCTGGTTCCGTTTCCAGCGGCTGTACGACGCCGCGCGGTCCTGCCTGCGCGAGCCCGAGGACATTCAGCGGCTGGTGCGCGAGGCCGCGCTGGAGGATCTCGCGGACGGGTCGGGGTGGCTGGAGATCCAGGTCGACCCGACGTCGTACGCGCCGCGGCTCGGGGGCCTGATCCCGGCCCTGGAAGTCATCCTGGACGCCGTCGAGACCGCCTCGCGCGACACGGGTCTCGGCATGCGGGTCCTGGTGGCCGCGAACCGTATGAAGCATCCGCTGGACGCGCGCACGCTGGCCCGCCTCGCCGTGCGGTACGCGGACCGCGGCATCGTCGGCTTCGGGCTCTCCAACGACGAACGGCGGGGCATGGCGCGGGACTTCGACCGCGCGTTCGCCATCGCCCGGGAGGGCGGCCTCCTCGCCGCGCCGCACGGCGGCGAGCTGACCGGGCCCGCCTCCGTACGCGACTGCCTGGACGACCTGGAGGCGGCGCGGATCGGGCACGGGGTGCGGGCCGCCGAGGACCCGCGGCTCCTGAAGCGGCTCGCGGACCGGGGGGTGACCTGCGAGGTCTGCCCCGCCTCCAATGTCGCGCTCGGCGTCTACGAGAAGCCCGAGGACGTACCCCTGCGCACTTTGTTCGAGGCCGGGGTGCCGATGGCGCTCGGCGCCGACGACCCGCTGCTGTTCGGCTCGCGCCTGGCGGCCCAGTACGAGATCGCGCGCCGGCACCACGACTTCGACGACGCCGAACTGGCCGAGCTGGCACGGCAGTCGGTGCGCGGCTCGGCGGCGCCGCAGGACATCAAGGCGAAGCTGCTGTCAGGGGTCGACGACTGGCTGACCGCCGCCCCCTGA
- a CDS encoding DsbA family protein yields the protein MLRGRGRRAAISVLVVALGGVLAVGCGRGSTGGDPTDAKKPERYASSGQLPEHLAADGTTVVVGSSEADTVVRLYEDLRCPVCREFEEDGGAGALRKMTLDGEVRTEFTLASFLDDRLGGMGSKKAANALRAALEQGKFVEYHDLLFQEQPEESVDGYTDAFLLRTASRVKGLRGAEFDAAVKGMKYRSFVTASEKAYEADKAPGTPTFAVNGTLLEGDRRNLMFDPRYVPLAVRTSTLPQ from the coding sequence ATGCTGCGTGGAAGAGGGCGCCGGGCCGCCATATCGGTGCTGGTGGTGGCGCTGGGGGGCGTGCTCGCCGTGGGGTGCGGCCGGGGATCGACCGGCGGGGACCCGACCGACGCCAAGAAGCCCGAGCGGTACGCGAGCTCCGGGCAACTGCCCGAACACCTCGCGGCCGACGGCACGACGGTCGTCGTCGGGTCATCGGAGGCGGACACCGTCGTGCGGCTCTACGAGGACCTGCGCTGCCCGGTCTGCCGTGAGTTCGAGGAGGACGGCGGCGCGGGCGCGCTGCGGAAGATGACCCTCGACGGCGAGGTCAGGACCGAGTTCACCCTGGCGTCGTTCCTCGACGACCGGCTGGGCGGCATGGGCTCGAAGAAGGCGGCCAACGCGCTGCGGGCCGCCCTGGAGCAGGGGAAGTTCGTCGAGTATCACGACCTCCTCTTCCAGGAGCAGCCCGAGGAGTCCGTCGACGGCTACACCGACGCGTTCCTGCTCCGCACGGCCTCACGCGTGAAGGGCCTGCGCGGCGCCGAGTTCGACGCGGCGGTGAAGGGCATGAAGTACCGCTCCTTCGTCACCGCCTCCGAGAAGGCGTACGAGGCCGACAAGGCGCCCGGCACCCCGACCTTCGCGGTGAACGGCACCCTCCTGGAGGGGGACCGGCGGAACCTGATGTTCGACCCCAGGTACGTTCCGCTGGCGGTCAGGACGTCGACCCTGCCGCAGTGA
- a CDS encoding TetR/AcrR family transcriptional regulator, which produces MHQKPARVRIVDAAHELMLSIGLARATTKEIAKAADCSEAALYKYFANKEELFVTVLSERLPKLGPLLTELSKEPGAKSVAENLTEIAREAALFYEQTFPMAASLYAEPQLKRRHEEALREMGAGPHRPIQGLDAYLRSEQDAGRISRDADTYAAASLLLGACAQRAFAYDMAPDRKPPQPLDEFAAGLARTLLTGIA; this is translated from the coding sequence ATGCATCAGAAGCCGGCCCGGGTCCGCATCGTCGACGCCGCCCATGAACTCATGCTGAGCATCGGCCTCGCCCGCGCCACCACCAAGGAGATCGCCAAGGCGGCGGACTGTTCGGAAGCGGCGCTGTACAAGTACTTCGCGAACAAGGAAGAGCTGTTCGTGACCGTTCTCAGCGAGCGGCTGCCCAAGCTCGGACCGCTCCTGACCGAGCTGTCCAAGGAGCCGGGCGCGAAGAGTGTCGCGGAGAACCTCACGGAGATCGCCCGCGAGGCCGCGCTCTTCTACGAGCAGACCTTCCCGATGGCCGCCTCCCTGTACGCGGAACCCCAGCTCAAGCGCCGCCACGAGGAGGCGCTGCGGGAGATGGGCGCGGGCCCCCACCGCCCGATCCAGGGTCTGGACGCCTATCTCAGATCCGAGCAGGACGCGGGCCGTATCAGCCGTGACGCCGACACCTACGCCGCCGCGTCCCTCCTCCTCGGAGCCTGCGCCCAGCGCGCGTTCGCGTACGACATGGCCCCCGACCGCAAGCCCCCGCAGCCGCTGGACGAGTTCGCCGCGGGCCTCGCCCGCACCCTGCTCACAGGGATCGCATAG
- a CDS encoding DUF3291 domain-containing protein translates to MPTLPWTVPNTPPTGAEAHVMASRFETRTLWGALRFFAKTPSVWRQVSKAPGAYGASVKAAPLRRTFWTLSAWESPDALKRFAGSAPHGPTAGGLRSQMKDAKFVRWQTTTDELPLDWAEALRRLS, encoded by the coding sequence ATGCCCACGCTGCCCTGGACCGTTCCGAACACCCCGCCGACCGGCGCCGAGGCCCACGTCATGGCCTCCCGCTTCGAGACCCGCACCCTGTGGGGCGCCCTCCGCTTCTTCGCGAAGACCCCCTCTGTCTGGCGCCAGGTGAGCAAGGCACCCGGCGCGTACGGGGCCTCCGTGAAGGCGGCGCCCCTGCGGCGGACCTTCTGGACCCTGTCCGCCTGGGAGTCGCCCGACGCGCTGAAGCGCTTCGCGGGCTCGGCGCCCCACGGCCCGACGGCCGGTGGTCTGCGCTCACAGATGAAGGACGCGAAGTTCGTGCGCTGGCAGACCACCACGGACGAGTTGCCGCTCGACTGGGCGGAGGCGCTGCGACGCCTGTCGTGA
- a CDS encoding NAD(P)-dependent oxidoreductase, whose translation MRITVFGATGGIGQEIVRQALASGHQVTAVVRDPARFTVTGAGLEVFRADVRDPEALRPAVAGRDAVLSGLGARRRADAGIAAELTRSVLGAVEAEGVRRLLVVSAAPVGPEPERSPLVDRAMLGVINSLLKPVYDDLRAMESELAAGATDWTSVRPPKLTNKPLTGTYRTVVGGNPRSGRSISRADVAHAMLAMIDDPATVKQGVGVAY comes from the coding sequence ATGAGGATCACTGTTTTCGGAGCGACCGGCGGTATCGGCCAGGAGATCGTCCGGCAGGCACTGGCATCGGGCCACCAGGTCACCGCGGTGGTCCGTGACCCCGCGCGGTTCACGGTGACGGGCGCGGGCCTGGAGGTGTTCCGGGCGGATGTGCGGGACCCCGAGGCACTGCGCCCCGCGGTCGCCGGGCGCGACGCGGTCCTGTCCGGGCTCGGCGCCCGCAGGCGCGCCGACGCGGGCATCGCGGCCGAGCTGACCCGGTCGGTGCTGGGCGCGGTGGAGGCCGAGGGCGTACGGCGTCTGCTCGTCGTGAGCGCGGCGCCGGTCGGCCCCGAACCCGAGCGCTCACCGCTTGTCGACCGCGCCATGCTCGGCGTGATCAACTCGCTGCTCAAGCCCGTCTACGACGATCTGCGGGCCATGGAGAGCGAGCTCGCGGCCGGCGCCACGGACTGGACCTCCGTACGCCCGCCCAAGCTCACGAACAAGCCGCTCACGGGCACGTACCGGACCGTGGTCGGCGGGAATCCGCGCAGCGGCCGGAGCATCTCGCGGGCCGACGTGGCCCACGCGATGCTGGCGATGATCGACGACCCCGCGACGGTGAAGCAGGGCGTGGGGGTCGCCTACTAG
- a CDS encoding UDP-N-acetylmuramate dehydrogenase has product MQELHDAPLAPLTTFRLGGPAARLLTATTDDEVIAAVREADAAGTPLLIVGGGSNLVIGDKGFAGTALRIATKGFSLDGTNLELAAGEVWTDAVARTVEAGLAGIECLAGIPGSAGATPIQNVGAYGQEVSSTITEVIAYDRRAGETVTIPNEECAFSYRHSRFKADPDRFVVLRVRFGLEDAGGMSAPVKYPETARTLGVEAGDRVPAALARETVLKLRAGKGMVLDPEDHDTWSAGSFFTNPILTEEEFTAFHARVADRLGPDTAPPAFPAGEARVKTSAAWLIDKAGFTKGYGSGPARISTKHTLALTNRGEATTDDLLALAREVVAGVHDAFGVTLVNEPVTVGVSL; this is encoded by the coding sequence GTGCAGGAACTCCACGACGCCCCCCTCGCCCCCCTGACCACCTTCCGTCTCGGCGGCCCCGCGGCACGGCTGCTGACGGCGACGACCGACGACGAGGTGATCGCCGCCGTCCGTGAGGCCGACGCGGCGGGCACGCCGCTGCTGATCGTCGGCGGTGGCAGCAACCTGGTCATCGGTGACAAGGGCTTCGCGGGCACGGCCCTGCGGATCGCCACGAAGGGCTTCTCGCTCGACGGCACGAACCTTGAGCTCGCGGCCGGCGAGGTGTGGACCGACGCGGTCGCCCGCACGGTCGAGGCCGGCCTCGCGGGCATCGAGTGCCTCGCCGGAATCCCCGGCTCCGCCGGTGCCACGCCGATCCAGAACGTGGGCGCCTACGGCCAGGAGGTCTCATCGACGATCACCGAAGTGATCGCGTACGACCGGAGGGCCGGCGAGACGGTCACGATTCCGAACGAGGAGTGCGCGTTCTCGTACCGGCACAGCCGTTTCAAGGCCGATCCCGACCGCTTCGTGGTGCTGCGCGTGCGGTTCGGGCTCGAGGACGCGGGCGGCATGAGCGCCCCCGTCAAGTACCCCGAGACGGCCCGCACCCTCGGTGTCGAGGCGGGCGACCGGGTCCCCGCGGCCCTCGCCCGCGAGACCGTCCTGAAGCTGCGCGCCGGCAAGGGCATGGTGCTCGACCCCGAGGACCACGACACGTGGTCGGCCGGGTCGTTCTTCACCAACCCGATCCTCACCGAGGAGGAGTTCACCGCCTTCCACGCGCGCGTGGCGGACCGTCTCGGCCCCGACACGGCCCCGCCCGCCTTCCCGGCCGGCGAGGCCCGCGTGAAGACCTCGGCGGCCTGGCTCATCGACAAGGCGGGCTTCACCAAGGGCTACGGCAGCGGGCCCGCCCGTATCTCCACCAAGCACACGCTCGCCCTCACCAACCGCGGCGAGGCGACCACCGACGACCTCCTCGCGCTCGCCCGCGAGGTCGTGGCCGGCGTCCACGACGCCTTCGGCGTGACGCTGGTCAACGAGCCGGTCACGGTGGGCGTGTCCCTCTGA
- a CDS encoding DHA2 family efflux MFS transporter permease subunit codes for MSQQTARRGGAVWALVITGVAGFMAALDNLVVTTALPSIRNDLGGALDDLEWTVSAYTLTFAVLLMFGAALGDRFGRRRLFLVGLTVFTGASAAAAMAPGIDSLIAARAVQGVGAAIMMPLTLTLLTAAVPAAKRGMAYGIWGAVNGLAVASGPLIGGSLTEHVSWHWIFWLNVPLGLALLPLARLRLNESYGTGARLDLVGTLLASSGLFGIVYALVRAPRDGWTSGLVLLGLFAGGALLVAFVLHGTRAKNAMLPMRLFRSRAFAGINAASLLMFLGMFGSIFLLSQFMQGVLGYSPTEAGLRMLPWTGMPMLVSPIAGYLSDRIGGRLVVATGLFLQAAGLAYYASVIAVDASYAAQLPALIINGVGMSLYFAPASNLVMSSVRPQEQGIASGTNNALREVGGALGIAVMSSIFAAQGGYEPAQNFVDGIQPALWVGAATVAVAGAAALFIPSRRRAAEGFEPASAPVLATASH; via the coding sequence ATGTCACAGCAGACAGCACGCCGCGGGGGAGCCGTCTGGGCCCTCGTCATCACGGGAGTCGCCGGGTTCATGGCGGCCCTCGACAACCTCGTCGTCACCACCGCTCTGCCCTCCATCCGCAACGACCTGGGCGGAGCGCTCGACGACCTGGAGTGGACGGTCAGCGCCTACACGCTCACCTTCGCCGTGCTGCTGATGTTCGGCGCGGCCCTGGGGGACCGGTTCGGCCGCCGCCGGCTCTTCCTCGTCGGCCTCACCGTCTTCACCGGCGCGTCCGCCGCCGCGGCCATGGCACCCGGCATCGACTCGCTGATCGCCGCCCGCGCGGTCCAGGGGGTCGGCGCCGCGATCATGATGCCGCTGACACTCACCCTGCTGACCGCGGCCGTCCCGGCGGCGAAGCGCGGGATGGCGTACGGGATCTGGGGCGCCGTCAACGGGCTCGCGGTCGCGAGCGGGCCGCTGATCGGCGGCAGCCTCACCGAGCACGTCTCCTGGCACTGGATCTTCTGGCTGAACGTCCCGCTCGGCCTCGCCCTGCTCCCGCTCGCCCGGCTGCGCCTGAACGAGTCGTACGGCACCGGCGCCCGGCTCGACCTGGTCGGCACCCTGCTCGCCAGCAGCGGCCTCTTCGGCATCGTGTACGCCCTGGTCCGCGCGCCCCGCGACGGCTGGACCAGCGGGCTCGTCCTGCTGGGCCTGTTCGCCGGCGGCGCCCTGCTCGTCGCCTTCGTCCTGCACGGCACGCGCGCCAAGAACGCGATGCTGCCGATGCGCCTCTTCCGCTCCCGCGCCTTCGCCGGGATCAACGCGGCCAGCCTGCTGATGTTCCTCGGGATGTTCGGCTCGATCTTCCTGCTCAGCCAGTTCATGCAGGGCGTCCTCGGCTACTCGCCCACCGAGGCGGGCCTGCGGATGCTGCCCTGGACCGGCATGCCGATGCTCGTCTCGCCGATCGCGGGGTACCTCTCCGACCGGATCGGCGGCCGCCTGGTCGTCGCCACGGGCCTCTTCCTCCAGGCCGCGGGCCTCGCGTACTACGCCTCCGTGATCGCCGTCGACGCCTCGTACGCAGCCCAACTGCCCGCCCTGATCATCAACGGCGTCGGGATGTCGCTCTACTTCGCCCCCGCCTCCAACCTGGTCATGTCCAGCGTCCGTCCGCAGGAGCAGGGCATCGCGTCCGGCACGAACAACGCGCTGCGCGAGGTGGGCGGAGCGCTCGGTATCGCCGTGATGTCGTCGATCTTCGCGGCGCAGGGCGGCTACGAGCCCGCGCAGAACTTCGTGGACGGCATCCAGCCCGCGCTGTGGGTGGGCGCGGCCACGGTGGCCGTCGCGGGAGCCGCGGCCCTGTTCATCCCCTCCCGCCGGCGCGCGGCCGAGGGATTCGAGCCCGCGTCCGCCCCGGTCCTGGCGACCGCCTCGCACTGA
- a CDS encoding TetR/AcrR family transcriptional regulator: MVRMSAEERRESVVRAAMSEFARGGYYGTSTEAIAKRVGVSQPYLFRLFPGKKAIFLAAATRCVQDATRLFAEAAEGLEGEEALGAMANAYTDVIARDPERLMMQMQVYVAVAAAEAAGDHEFGEAVRAEWMKLWEAAHLPLGADVDTTTTFMAQGMLINVLVSMGFPPEHRIWEGLYPSARAEGSLEH; this comes from the coding sequence ATGGTCAGGATGAGCGCAGAAGAGCGGCGTGAGAGCGTCGTCCGTGCGGCGATGAGCGAGTTCGCCAGGGGTGGCTACTACGGCACCTCTACTGAGGCGATCGCCAAGCGGGTGGGTGTCTCTCAGCCGTACCTGTTCCGGCTCTTCCCGGGCAAGAAGGCCATCTTCCTCGCGGCGGCGACCCGTTGCGTGCAGGATGCGACGCGGCTCTTCGCCGAGGCCGCCGAAGGGCTGGAGGGCGAGGAGGCCCTGGGCGCCATGGCGAACGCGTACACCGACGTCATCGCCAGGGATCCCGAGCGGCTCATGATGCAGATGCAGGTGTACGTCGCGGTCGCCGCCGCCGAGGCGGCCGGTGACCACGAGTTCGGCGAGGCGGTCCGTGCCGAGTGGATGAAGCTCTGGGAGGCGGCGCATCTGCCCCTGGGGGCGGACGTGGACACGACGACGACCTTCATGGCCCAAGGAATGCTGATCAACGTCCTGGTCTCCATGGGGTTCCCCCCGGAGCACCGGATCTGGGAAGGGCTGTACCCCTCGGCGCGTGCCGAGGGCAGCCTGGAGCACTAG